A single genomic interval of Rosistilla ulvae harbors:
- a CDS encoding Gfo/Idh/MocA family protein — protein sequence MSDRPVRFGLIGLGAWGQHHANAITVTDGAELVAIAARSDASVAAAKEKYPDAAVYNDYRELVAREDLDFVDVVVPSHLHHAVATAVLQAGKHLLLEKPMGVSMEECDDMIRIANQHDRLFAVGHELRLSSMWGKAKELIDEGFIGDPLYALVELSRNPYRQGADGWRYDIDRVGSWILEEPIHFFDLARWYLERSGQPERIYATANSRQPGRPELQDNFSAIMHFSGGSYAVVSQTLAAFEHHQTAKITGTKGALWASWSGAQDRTRHPTFSLRGFDGNEVVTIPIDKPTGELFELEDQVARVVQAHRSGVPLHCTAEDGRWSVAMCLAAEASVRSGNIVSIGDYIG from the coding sequence ATGAGTGATCGACCGGTGAGATTTGGGCTGATCGGACTTGGAGCCTGGGGACAACACCACGCAAACGCAATCACCGTCACCGACGGAGCGGAACTGGTGGCGATCGCAGCTCGCAGCGACGCATCGGTCGCCGCGGCGAAAGAGAAGTATCCCGACGCCGCGGTCTACAACGACTACCGCGAACTTGTCGCTCGCGAAGATCTCGACTTTGTCGACGTCGTCGTCCCCAGCCATCTGCATCACGCGGTCGCGACGGCGGTCTTGCAAGCCGGCAAGCATCTGCTGTTGGAAAAACCGATGGGCGTGTCGATGGAGGAATGCGACGACATGATCCGGATCGCAAACCAGCATGATCGGTTGTTCGCCGTCGGCCATGAACTGCGGTTGTCGTCGATGTGGGGCAAGGCGAAGGAACTGATCGACGAAGGCTTTATTGGCGATCCGTTGTACGCGTTGGTCGAACTATCCCGAAACCCGTATCGCCAGGGGGCCGATGGTTGGCGGTACGACATCGATCGCGTCGGCAGCTGGATCCTGGAAGAACCGATCCATTTCTTCGACCTCGCCCGCTGGTATCTGGAACGATCGGGGCAGCCCGAGCGAATCTATGCGACCGCCAACTCGCGGCAACCAGGGCGTCCCGAACTGCAGGACAACTTCAGCGCGATCATGCACTTCAGCGGCGGCAGCTACGCCGTCGTCTCGCAAACCTTGGCCGCGTTCGAGCATCATCAGACCGCCAAGATCACCGGAACCAAAGGGGCGCTGTGGGCGTCGTGGTCCGGTGCCCAAGACCGCACTCGGCATCCGACCTTCTCCCTGCGTGGGTTCGATGGGAACGAAGTGGTAACGATTCCGATCGACAAACCGACCGGCGAGCTGTTCGAGCTCGAGGATCAAGTCGCTCGAGTCGTCCAGGCGCATCGCAGCGGCGTGCCGTTGCACTGCACCGCCGAAGATGGCCGCTGGTCGGTCGCGATGTGCTTGGCTGCGGAGGCCTCGGTTCGCTCGGGCAACATCGTCTCGATCGGTGATTACATCGGCTGA
- a CDS encoding MFS transporter, whose translation MSSPQTDTTRWYSGISRYQWLVLIIASAGWVFDVYEGQIFNLTRGDMLSELLDGDQAAVKGWGDRFLAIFLLGGTVGGLVFGSMADRYGRRPILIVTILLYSVFSGLTYFATDIYQVGVLRFLVALGIGGEWAVAASMVAEVFPSKARAQAAGIFHASSILGTWLAALAGILVATQWRYAYLLGVLPALLIVWVRASVKEPERWQKQVDEDDPQSNKHLAGSFRDLLLNPRWSGRAFGGLLLAAVGLGTFWSVTVAGQDLVKELLLRTGTAAEDVGAMAKFAYGIVQASGGGLGLLAFGPIAARFGRKPAFVGFQLLALLIVPVVCFVPQSYTQMLFILPVFGFLTLGMHAGYAIYFPELFPTHLRATGASFCFNGGRMLAVPVLLFSGWLKEQPDMQLRYAVPGLSTLFLVGVVIILMMPETRNQELPE comes from the coding sequence ATGTCCAGTCCCCAGACCGATACCACACGTTGGTATTCCGGGATCTCACGCTACCAGTGGTTGGTCTTGATCATCGCATCGGCGGGCTGGGTGTTCGATGTCTACGAAGGCCAGATCTTCAACCTCACCCGCGGCGATATGCTGTCGGAACTGTTGGATGGCGACCAGGCGGCGGTCAAAGGTTGGGGCGATCGGTTTCTCGCGATCTTCCTGTTGGGAGGGACCGTTGGCGGGCTGGTCTTTGGATCGATGGCCGATCGCTACGGTCGGCGGCCGATTCTGATCGTCACGATCCTGCTCTATTCGGTCTTCTCCGGCCTGACCTACTTCGCCACCGATATCTATCAAGTTGGCGTGCTCCGGTTTTTGGTCGCGCTTGGGATCGGCGGTGAATGGGCGGTGGCCGCCAGCATGGTCGCCGAGGTGTTTCCGAGCAAAGCGCGAGCGCAAGCGGCTGGCATCTTTCATGCGTCGAGCATTTTGGGAACCTGGTTGGCCGCACTCGCCGGAATCTTGGTTGCGACGCAGTGGCGGTATGCCTATTTGTTGGGAGTGCTGCCGGCGCTGTTGATCGTATGGGTGCGGGCGAGCGTAAAAGAACCCGAGCGCTGGCAGAAGCAGGTCGATGAGGATGACCCGCAGTCGAATAAACATCTCGCTGGCAGTTTCCGCGATCTGTTGCTGAATCCCCGCTGGTCGGGCCGCGCGTTTGGTGGCTTGCTGTTGGCCGCGGTCGGGTTGGGGACGTTTTGGTCGGTCACGGTCGCCGGGCAGGATCTTGTCAAAGAGCTGTTGCTGCGGACCGGGACCGCGGCGGAAGATGTCGGCGCGATGGCGAAGTTCGCTTACGGGATCGTGCAGGCTTCCGGCGGTGGACTGGGACTGCTGGCCTTTGGCCCGATCGCCGCTCGCTTCGGCCGCAAGCCCGCCTTCGTCGGCTTTCAATTGCTGGCCCTGCTGATCGTACCCGTCGTCTGTTTTGTTCCGCAGTCCTACACCCAGATGCTTTTCATTCTGCCGGTCTTCGGTTTCTTGACCCTCGGAATGCATGCCGGTTACGCGATCTATTTTCCCGAGTTGTTCCCGACGCATCTGCGAGCGACCGGCGCCAGTTTCTGCTTCAACGGCGGGCGGATGCTTGCCGTTCCGGTGCTGTTGTTTTCAGGGTGGTTAAAAGAGCAGCCCGATATGCAGCTGCGGTACGCGGTGCCGGGGCTGTCGACGCTGTTCCTGGTCGGCGTGGTGATCATTCTGATGATGCCCGAAACGCGAAACCAAGAGCTTCCCGAATAG
- a CDS encoding glycosyltransferase family 2 protein, which translates to MTAPDKWLCALPVYNEVNFVDEVLDNVANYAANILVVDDGSNDGTDARLAQRTDVTVVRHPENRGYGAALTTAFEYAIDNGYDVVVTIDCDGQHQPVRIPDFVAAASQADIVSGSRYLKMSEDDDAPPEERMLINRKITQQLNRRLGLKLTDAFCGFKAYRVDALRRLRITDPGYAMPLQLWVEAALADLSVVELAVPRIYLDLSRSFGGSLDHAETRLAYYNRVLEDAITSACREGRKLPRRRELCPDA; encoded by the coding sequence ATGACAGCTCCAGACAAGTGGCTATGTGCCCTTCCGGTCTACAACGAAGTCAACTTTGTCGACGAAGTTCTGGATAACGTGGCCAATTACGCAGCGAACATCTTGGTCGTCGACGACGGTTCCAACGACGGTACCGACGCCCGGCTGGCCCAGCGAACCGACGTCACGGTCGTTCGGCACCCCGAAAATCGTGGCTACGGCGCGGCCCTGACCACAGCATTCGAATACGCGATCGACAACGGGTACGACGTCGTCGTTACGATCGATTGCGACGGCCAGCACCAACCGGTGCGGATCCCCGATTTTGTCGCCGCGGCCAGCCAAGCCGACATCGTTTCGGGCAGCCGCTATCTGAAGATGTCCGAAGACGACGACGCGCCGCCGGAAGAGCGGATGTTGATCAATCGCAAGATCACTCAACAATTGAACCGCCGCCTGGGACTGAAGCTGACCGATGCGTTCTGCGGTTTCAAAGCCTATCGCGTCGACGCGCTGCGTAGGCTGCGGATCACCGATCCTGGGTATGCGATGCCGTTGCAATTGTGGGTCGAAGCGGCATTGGCCGATCTGTCGGTCGTCGAACTCGCCGTCCCGCGGATCTACTTGGATCTCAGCCGTTCTTTCGGCGGATCGTTGGACCACGCGGAAACCCGGCTGGCGTATTATAATCGTGTCTTGGAAGATGCGATTACGTCGGCCTGTCGTGAAGGTCGCAAGCTGCCCCGACGCCGAGAACTGTGCCCCGACGCGTGA
- a CDS encoding Nif3-like dinuclear metal center hexameric protein, translating into MPLLIEHVCQSLAAVAPLRLAESWDNVGLLIGDRQRDCRRVMTCLTITPDVVAEATDQQVDLIVAHHPLPFKPMARLTTDSTASGMVLELAAHRIAVYSAHTAFDSARRGINQQLAEGLQLTDIAPLLPDPADTSETPDGSGRYGRVAATTLEQIMRRAADFLKLPKVRYVGDPDAAVTKVALACGSGGSFLDAARRKGCDCMLTGESNFHACLEAQSQGIGLILVGHYASERFAMEQLADHLMQEHDELTVWASRSESDPLRQFSL; encoded by the coding sequence ATGCCGCTCTTGATCGAACACGTCTGCCAGTCGCTGGCCGCGGTCGCTCCGCTGCGACTGGCCGAATCGTGGGACAACGTGGGACTGTTGATCGGCGATCGCCAACGCGATTGCCGGCGCGTGATGACCTGCCTGACGATCACCCCCGATGTCGTTGCCGAAGCGACCGACCAACAGGTCGATCTGATCGTCGCGCACCATCCATTGCCCTTCAAACCGATGGCTCGGCTGACCACCGACTCGACGGCCAGCGGAATGGTGCTGGAACTGGCGGCCCATCGGATCGCCGTCTACAGCGCTCACACGGCGTTTGATTCGGCCCGGCGTGGGATCAACCAACAACTCGCCGAAGGCTTGCAACTGACCGACATCGCTCCTCTGCTACCCGATCCGGCCGACACTTCGGAGACGCCCGACGGGAGTGGTCGTTATGGCCGCGTGGCAGCGACGACGCTGGAACAGATCATGCGTCGCGCCGCCGACTTTCTGAAACTGCCCAAGGTCCGCTACGTCGGCGATCCCGACGCGGCGGTCACCAAAGTCGCCTTGGCCTGTGGCAGCGGCGGATCGTTTCTGGACGCCGCCCGCCGCAAGGGCTGCGATTGCATGCTCACCGGCGAATCCAACTTTCATGCCTGTCTAGAGGCCCAATCGCAGGGGATCGGGCTGATCCTGGTCGGGCATTACGCCAGCGAACGCTTTGCGATGGAACAACTGGCCGACCACCTGATGCAAGAGCACGACGAGCTTACCGTCTGGGCAAGCCGCAGCGAATCGGACCCATTGCGCCAGTTTTCTCTATAG
- a CDS encoding LPS-assembly protein LptD, which produces MKIIQTAARLACALALSLFATVCVGVEIELPPVDPADRITIRGDEMSRWTEGQYDVLYFKGNCQIAQNGRQATGGQMMLWVDQQGPDSEIPTKVIAYLEDGVEVQFGFNISNQKLRDQNWLGRFYSRLTPDVTALEKRGEPEHKPAILDRMRVAHGQGDRFPIQQVQFELPPGGGAPSAPQPQTAPQLPPQLPTAPPNLQAPPNQPVPQNPPAPNLPPQNVPLQNLPPQNPPPQNNLPPPNLTVPPNGGSQPGLVPDLPAPPMITGNVAPPQQGAMGTGGLNFSIGAQAVEITSRGSTTPTQIQTINRLNTGETVVVASQGVTVVIRDVQAQMAGGGSFDLGAITISADRVVAWLPLLQNLEMFGGSQPTTGIDGELYLEGDIVFRQGERIIYAKRMYYNIARQQGVVLAAEVIATTPQYDGLVRLKADVLRQVGQGDFIANGAAVTTSRLGTPSYWLQSGEVRFTDREQTAVNPYSGEATVVDRDMRATSRNNFVYVGGFPLLYWPVFATNLQNPSYYLTGAKFKSDSIFGTQVFLDFDAYQLFGVDAPPEGTEWELSADYLSDRGPAAGTHFGYSRPDLLGIGGPASGFADVWGIVDSGLDTLGSDRRDMTPAQEVRGRVLWRHRQYFANDWEVTMEAGLISDRNFLEQYLEQEWDREKDHTTGGHLRKYYDNQLFDFSAKVRVNGFFTDNSELPRFDHYLLGSSLLGDHFTWSSHTSVSYTKLEVDVVPSDPTDAAKFTLFAWERDREGLKASSRQELAMPLQLGAVKAVPFVSGEAAYWGEALDGEDLTRFLGQAGIRGSLPMWRLSPQVQSSLLNIQGLAHKVEVQGEFFFAEADQNLDQLPMYDQLDDNAQEQFRRRFLFNTFGLTAGDPLPLAFDPRYYAVRMGLQRNVTSPTTEMADDLMQGRIGLHQNWQTKRGLPGRERIVDLAQFDVDLFVYPKSDRDNLGEVAGPLTYDFRYHAGDRVTLLSDGYFDFFSDGLKSVSAGVLTSRPGLGNIYAGILSLEGPISSNVLQGAIDYRLSEKWIMSANTTFDLGEVGNVGQDLGITRIGESALIQVGVNVDSGRDNVSFNFRIEPRFFPTRKLGRLGGQLIPPPGAEGLE; this is translated from the coding sequence TTGAAGATCATTCAAACCGCCGCGAGGTTGGCGTGCGCGCTCGCCTTGTCCCTGTTTGCGACGGTTTGCGTTGGCGTCGAAATCGAATTGCCACCCGTCGATCCCGCCGATCGGATCACGATTCGCGGCGACGAGATGTCGCGCTGGACCGAGGGACAATATGACGTCCTGTACTTCAAGGGGAATTGCCAGATCGCACAGAACGGCCGCCAAGCGACCGGCGGACAGATGATGCTGTGGGTCGACCAACAGGGTCCCGATTCGGAGATCCCGACCAAGGTGATCGCGTACCTTGAAGATGGTGTCGAGGTGCAGTTTGGATTCAACATCAGCAATCAAAAGCTGCGCGATCAAAATTGGCTGGGCCGATTTTATTCGCGTCTGACGCCCGACGTCACTGCGCTGGAAAAACGCGGTGAACCGGAACACAAACCGGCGATCTTGGATCGGATGCGCGTTGCTCACGGTCAGGGCGACCGCTTCCCGATTCAACAGGTTCAGTTTGAACTGCCGCCCGGCGGCGGTGCGCCGTCGGCACCGCAGCCTCAAACCGCGCCTCAGTTGCCGCCGCAACTACCGACCGCGCCACCCAACCTGCAAGCGCCGCCGAATCAGCCGGTGCCGCAGAACCCACCAGCGCCAAACCTGCCGCCACAGAATGTGCCTCTGCAAAATCTACCGCCGCAGAACCCTCCACCACAAAACAACTTACCTCCACCCAACCTGACGGTTCCGCCCAACGGCGGATCACAGCCGGGGCTGGTTCCCGATCTGCCTGCACCACCGATGATCACCGGCAACGTCGCGCCACCTCAACAGGGAGCGATGGGGACCGGCGGGCTGAACTTTTCGATCGGCGCGCAAGCTGTCGAAATCACCTCGCGCGGCAGCACCACTCCGACACAGATCCAGACGATCAATCGTCTCAACACCGGCGAAACGGTAGTTGTTGCCAGCCAAGGCGTGACCGTCGTGATTCGCGACGTCCAAGCGCAAATGGCTGGTGGCGGATCGTTCGATTTGGGAGCGATCACGATCTCGGCCGACCGCGTCGTCGCTTGGTTGCCGCTGCTGCAAAACCTGGAAATGTTTGGTGGCAGCCAGCCGACAACGGGAATCGATGGCGAACTCTACTTGGAGGGAGACATCGTCTTCCGCCAAGGCGAACGGATCATCTATGCCAAGCGAATGTACTACAACATCGCGCGCCAACAGGGCGTGGTGCTGGCGGCTGAAGTGATCGCAACGACGCCCCAGTACGACGGATTGGTGCGGTTAAAAGCCGACGTGCTGCGTCAGGTCGGACAGGGAGACTTCATCGCCAACGGAGCGGCTGTGACGACCAGCCGGCTGGGAACGCCATCGTACTGGTTGCAGAGCGGCGAGGTTCGCTTTACCGATCGAGAACAGACGGCGGTCAATCCGTACAGCGGAGAAGCGACGGTGGTCGATCGCGACATGCGGGCGACCAGCCGCAACAACTTCGTCTACGTCGGCGGATTTCCGCTGCTGTATTGGCCTGTCTTTGCGACCAATCTGCAGAACCCCAGCTACTATTTGACCGGCGCCAAATTCAAAAGCGACAGCATCTTCGGAACGCAAGTCTTCCTCGACTTCGACGCCTATCAATTGTTTGGCGTCGACGCGCCGCCCGAAGGGACCGAATGGGAACTGTCGGCGGACTACTTGAGCGATCGAGGGCCGGCGGCGGGAACACATTTTGGTTACTCGCGTCCCGACCTGTTGGGAATTGGCGGCCCTGCCAGTGGATTCGCTGATGTCTGGGGCATTGTCGACAGTGGACTCGACACGCTGGGCAGCGATCGACGCGACATGACACCAGCCCAAGAGGTGCGCGGCCGCGTATTGTGGCGGCACCGGCAATATTTTGCCAACGACTGGGAGGTCACGATGGAAGCGGGTCTGATCTCCGATCGCAACTTCCTGGAACAGTATCTGGAACAGGAATGGGATCGCGAAAAGGACCACACCACCGGCGGGCACCTGCGCAAATACTACGACAATCAATTGTTTGATTTCTCGGCGAAGGTTCGGGTCAACGGATTTTTTACCGACAACAGTGAACTGCCTCGCTTCGACCACTACCTTTTGGGATCCAGCTTGCTGGGCGATCACTTCACATGGTCGTCACATACCTCGGTAAGCTACACCAAGTTAGAGGTCGACGTGGTCCCTTCGGACCCAACCGACGCCGCCAAATTCACTCTGTTCGCATGGGAACGCGACCGCGAGGGCTTGAAGGCTTCATCGCGTCAGGAACTTGCGATGCCGTTGCAATTGGGAGCTGTTAAAGCGGTTCCGTTTGTCTCGGGCGAAGCAGCCTATTGGGGCGAGGCATTGGATGGCGAAGACCTCACCCGGTTCCTGGGCCAAGCGGGCATCCGCGGTTCGCTGCCGATGTGGCGTTTGTCGCCACAGGTGCAAAGCAGTCTGTTGAACATTCAGGGGCTGGCGCACAAGGTGGAAGTGCAGGGTGAATTCTTCTTTGCCGAAGCGGATCAGAACCTGGATCAGTTGCCGATGTACGACCAATTGGACGACAACGCGCAAGAGCAGTTCCGTCGCCGGTTCTTGTTCAACACGTTTGGCCTGACAGCGGGCGATCCGTTGCCGCTTGCATTCGACCCGCGGTATTACGCGGTCCGCATGGGCTTGCAACGGAACGTGACAAGCCCCACCACCGAGATGGCTGACGACCTGATGCAAGGCCGAATTGGACTGCATCAAAACTGGCAAACCAAGCGTGGCTTGCCAGGCCGCGAACGGATCGTCGACCTGGCGCAGTTCGATGTCGATCTGTTTGTCTATCCGAAATCGGATCGCGACAACCTAGGTGAAGTTGCCGGACCGTTGACCTACGATTTCCGCTACCACGCCGGCGATCGGGTGACGCTGCTATCGGATGGCTACTTCGACTTCTTTTCCGACGGACTCAAGTCGGTCAGCGCGGGCGTGCTGACGAGCCGGCCTGGCTTAGGAAACATCTACGCCGGAATTTTGTCGCTCGAAGGCCCGATCTCCAGCAACGTGTTGCAAGGTGCGATCGATTACCGGTTAAGCGAAAAATGGATCATGTCGGCCAACACGACCTTCGATCTCGGAGAGGTCGGAAACGTCGGGCAAGACCTGGGGATCACTCGCATCGGCGAGTCGGCGTTAATCCAAGTCGGCGTGAATGTCGACAGCGGCCGCGACAACGTCAGTTTCAACTTCCGCATCGAACCGCGATTCTTCCCCACCCGCAAACTCGGGCGACTGGGCGGCCAGCTGATTCCGCCGCCGGGCGCCGAGGGACTCGAATAA
- a CDS encoding TauD/TfdA family dioxygenase, translating into MNIAPSPVDKQQTYGDSVFPYAFVCSESDATLAAATDWVGEHRDEILGLANQHGAVLLRDFPVKNAEGFDAIIQSLRLENFPYKKSLSNAVRINRTERVFSANEAPPEVRIYFHHEMAQTPLFPKWIMFSCEIAAQQGGATPICRSDVLWERLAAECPEFAQACELTGLTYSNVMPNDDDAKSGMGRSWRSTLGVADREGAEARLRELNYSWEWLDGESLRATTPPLPAVMDLGNGRKSFFNQMIAAYCGWKDPSNDPSGAIRHADGSPLDGDAVRRAAQLAEELAFDLEWQVGDVVILDNTVAMHARSPFVGTRKVVASLAEMNTHSFTVTV; encoded by the coding sequence ATGAATATTGCTCCTTCGCCGGTCGACAAACAACAGACCTATGGCGATTCGGTCTTCCCCTATGCGTTTGTCTGTTCGGAGTCCGATGCGACGCTTGCGGCGGCGACCGATTGGGTTGGGGAACACCGCGATGAGATCCTTGGTCTTGCCAACCAGCACGGTGCCGTGCTGCTTCGTGATTTCCCGGTCAAAAATGCGGAGGGCTTCGATGCGATCATCCAGTCGCTTCGGTTGGAGAACTTTCCCTACAAGAAGTCGCTCTCCAACGCGGTTCGCATCAATCGGACCGAGCGGGTTTTTTCAGCCAACGAAGCGCCTCCCGAAGTGCGGATCTACTTCCATCACGAGATGGCGCAAACGCCGCTGTTCCCGAAGTGGATCATGTTCAGTTGCGAAATTGCTGCCCAGCAGGGAGGTGCGACGCCGATCTGCCGCAGCGATGTGTTGTGGGAACGCTTGGCGGCGGAGTGCCCCGAATTTGCCCAAGCTTGCGAACTGACGGGGCTCACCTATTCCAACGTGATGCCCAACGATGACGATGCCAAGAGCGGGATGGGACGCAGTTGGCGAAGCACGCTGGGCGTCGCCGATCGCGAGGGAGCCGAGGCGCGGCTCCGCGAACTAAATTATTCCTGGGAATGGCTCGACGGCGAGAGCTTGCGAGCGACGACCCCTCCGCTGCCCGCGGTGATGGATCTCGGCAATGGTCGCAAGAGCTTCTTCAATCAAATGATCGCTGCCTATTGCGGTTGGAAGGATCCGAGCAACGATCCGTCGGGTGCGATTCGCCATGCCGACGGGAGTCCGTTGGATGGCGATGCGGTTCGCCGAGCGGCCCAGTTGGCCGAAGAACTGGCCTTCGATTTGGAATGGCAGGTCGGCGATGTGGTCATCCTCGACAATACCGTTGCGATGCACGCCCGGTCGCCATTTGTCGGCACGCGTAAAGTTGTCGCGTCGCTCGCTGAAATGAACACGCATTCGTTTACCGTCACCGTCTAG
- a CDS encoding ArnT family glycosyltransferase: protein MSDPARCCSLPLRLILPLLLLALLVRGGVMTWRYDHLQQDPDAYRLLAENLANHNVYGQVDADGQARPTAFRPPGYPWLLSWFVTDGQLGSPAAAALNLAFGLATVGLVFAIGSQLQSQATGFVAAALVAIDPILLGQSTLVMTETLATMLAALIWWLFLRNEATLQPAGTSTSTLAWSLALAVGLAAGFFCRPVFIVWAAWMLLMLFLRSRRQVGRTAITIATVGLVMLLAVGGWTWRNQSVTGKPIWATTHGGYTLLLGNNPSFYEYLAEAKVGEKWDAEFFHRRWAERFSADPRELSFWTAETIDTSHAAAPLGEIDDDRLAYESAKATIRRQPQMFVASCLVRLGRLWSPMPHAGDYSNLLRYAIGSFYVALFACCLLGIWRLGRRLMSPAWMAMLLLAIALSCVHSIYWSNMRMRSLATPLIAVVASVGILGDRQRASCQPSPIVPLES, encoded by the coding sequence ATGTCTGATCCTGCCCGCTGCTGCAGCCTGCCTCTGCGGCTGATCCTGCCGTTGCTGTTGCTTGCCTTATTGGTTCGCGGTGGCGTGATGACGTGGCGGTACGATCACTTGCAACAGGATCCCGACGCCTACCGCTTGCTCGCGGAGAACCTTGCCAATCACAACGTCTATGGGCAAGTCGACGCCGACGGGCAAGCTCGCCCCACAGCCTTCCGGCCTCCCGGTTATCCGTGGCTGCTCTCCTGGTTCGTCACCGACGGACAACTCGGTTCGCCAGCAGCCGCCGCGCTAAACCTGGCCTTTGGTTTGGCAACGGTTGGCCTAGTCTTCGCGATCGGATCGCAGCTGCAGTCCCAGGCGACGGGCTTTGTCGCCGCGGCATTGGTTGCGATCGATCCGATCCTACTGGGTCAATCGACGCTGGTGATGACCGAAACGCTTGCGACGATGTTGGCTGCGCTGATCTGGTGGCTGTTTCTCCGCAACGAAGCGACGCTACAGCCTGCGGGCACCTCAACGTCAACGCTTGCCTGGTCGCTGGCACTAGCCGTCGGCTTGGCCGCTGGGTTCTTCTGCCGGCCGGTCTTTATCGTCTGGGCCGCCTGGATGTTGCTGATGCTGTTCCTGCGAAGCCGACGCCAAGTCGGACGAACGGCGATCACGATCGCAACCGTTGGATTGGTGATGCTCCTCGCCGTCGGTGGCTGGACGTGGCGGAATCAATCGGTGACGGGGAAACCGATCTGGGCGACAACGCATGGCGGATACACCCTACTGCTGGGGAACAATCCTTCGTTTTACGAATACCTTGCTGAAGCAAAGGTCGGCGAAAAGTGGGACGCTGAATTTTTTCACCGAAGATGGGCCGAGCGTTTCTCCGCCGACCCGCGGGAGCTTTCGTTCTGGACCGCCGAAACGATCGACACCTCACACGCGGCGGCTCCCTTAGGTGAGATCGACGACGATCGCTTGGCCTACGAATCGGCCAAGGCAACGATTCGCAGACAGCCACAAATGTTTGTCGCCAGCTGCCTGGTGCGGCTCGGCCGGTTGTGGTCGCCGATGCCTCACGCCGGCGACTATTCGAACCTGCTGCGCTACGCGATCGGCAGCTTTTACGTAGCTCTTTTCGCCTGCTGCCTGCTGGGGATCTGGCGGCTCGGCCGACGCCTGATGTCACCGGCTTGGATGGCGATGCTACTGTTAGCCATCGCGCTCAGCTGCGTCCATTCGATCTACTGGAGCAACATGCGGATGCGGTCGCTGGCCACGCCGCTGATCGCCGTCGTCGCGTCGGTCGGAATCCTCGGCGATCGTCAGCGGGCGTCTTGCCAGCCGTCGCCGATCGTTCCGCTGGAGTCTTAA